The genomic region CATTCTGCTAGAGGGAATTGATCTCGAACAATGGCAAATCTGGGAACGAGAGCATTGTCAGTTGTTGAAGTTAAGCTGTGTTCAGGATCTGGTAAATGGATTGATTTTTTTGTTAGAGTCTATTCTTGATTTGGATATTAGTCTAATTTTGATTATCGATCGCTCTTTATCCAAAACCCGAAAATACGCCGTCACTAGCAACCGCGTACGAGCTCGTAATCATGCTCTCAAACGTGTTCGGGAACAAGTTCGCAACCTAGGACTTGATTTGGTACAAGAGTTAACTAGGACTGAAGCATTGGCTTTAGAATTTAAAAAAGATTTGATTTGGGAGCAGAGTCAAATTTTTGAGCGCTTACGGGAATTAGCAACTCAATTGGACCATAATTTAGTGTTTGATTCCGATGTAGTTCTGGATTTGGATTTAGTGCGGGATATCGATTTAGGGATTAAGGGAGAATTAACTGTAGACTTGGATTTAGCTCACTATCTAGCTAGCTATCGCGAGCAGTTGTTGTTACAAACTCGTGATTTTGCTGGTCTTCTGACTCTAGATTTAGCGGGTGAGTTGACGCAATCGTTGCTCTCTGGTCAATATTTTGGAGAAACTGTCACTAAGATGCAGGATTTAGATCTAAAACAGATAAATTATCTATTTCGCGAGCTTGAGCGGACCTTAGCTTTGAATCGTTCTCTCTATCGACATAGACAAAAAGAGATTGAGTTAGCTTTTAATTGTTTGAAATATTTTACACCTCGCAACAACTATACATTAGCTCGATCTTCTTTGTTACTAATTAGTGCTTGTTGGCATTGGCTTTCCTGCCTAGATTATAGTTTTACCAATCTTCCTCCTAAAGAAATTAGGTCTCTACAGAAAGATTACACAGAACGCAAGAAACAAGTGTTAAATATTTATAGTTCTTTTCTGTTGTTAGCACAAAGACAGACGGGAAAAATGCCAGCTTGGGAAGGAATCAGGTTAGCGAGACTTAAAGTCTAAAACTTCCAAGAAACCGACCCTAAAACCGTTAGGGGTATATGTACCAATTAAGTAAAGTCTGCCGCAGAAATTAAACTAGCATTCACACCCGCTAAATTAAACACAGGAATATTTGCTGAAGTATAGACATCGACACTATTCCCATTAGGGACAAACTGTAAATCTCCAAAACTCAAACCACTCGATAAAGCAATTACATCTAATCGATCTTCAAAATCAAGAATTACATCGGGACCATCGCTTAATCCAATCACAAAAGTATCTCTACCAGTACCACCAATGAAAATATCACTGGCTAAACCTCCATCTAAAAAGTCATCTCCAGAACCTCCATTAAGATAATCACTAGAATTATTGCCCTCAAGGGAATCCTCACCTGGCCCACCTTTGAGATTATCAACAGCATTACCGCCCAGAAGTAAATCGTCGCCTTCTTCTCCAACTAGCGCACCGAATCCCGGGCCACCATCAAGTACATCATTACCATCACCAGCTCGAAGAAAATCACTGCCTTGTTCTCCGATCAGAGTATCATCTCCAGAACCTCCATTAAGACCATCTGGTCCAGCACCGGCATTAATTAGATCGTCGCCTTCTTGTCCAATCAGGAAATCTTCATCCCCTTCGCCAAAAACTGAATCATCTCCAGACCCTGCTGAAATAAAATCAATACCATCCCCACCCAATAT from Gloeocapsa sp. PCC 73106 harbors:
- a CDS encoding SUMF1/EgtB/PvdO family nonheme iron enzyme, translated to MPWRLIDDGSAIDTDLITCAEYQLFIDETEVNRRPLHWENSRFVPGTAKNPVTGVKPEDALAFCAWLNRQEVNSGFKYRLPTVNEANQSLIAPASVGYWCTNGENILLEGIDLEQWQIWEREHCQLLKLSCVQDLVNGLIFLLESILDLDISLILIIDRSLSKTRKYAVTSNRVRARNHALKRVREQVRNLGLDLVQELTRTEALALEFKKDLIWEQSQIFERLRELATQLDHNLVFDSDVVLDLDLVRDIDLGIKGELTVDLDLAHYLASYREQLLLQTRDFAGLLTLDLAGELTQSLLSGQYFGETVTKMQDLDLKQINYLFRELERTLALNRSLYRHRQKEIELAFNCLKYFTPRNNYTLARSSLLLISACWHWLSCLDYSFTNLPPKEIRSLQKDYTERKKQVLNIYSSFLLLAQRQTGKMPAWEGIRLARLKV